Proteins encoded within one genomic window of Raineyella fluvialis:
- a CDS encoding energy-coupling factor ABC transporter permease gives MHIAEGFLPVSHCVGWAVASAPFVVQGVRATVRQVREHPENRVLLAAAGAFTFILSALKMPSVTGSSSHPTGTGAGAILFRPPVMAFLGTVVLVFQALLLAHGGLTTLGANVFSMAIAGPWVGYAAYVVLRRLRTPLEVQVFVAMALADLATYVVTSGQLALAYPDPTFGAAFAKFATIFALTQIPLAVIEGLVGVVLFRVLRSIAGPELAGLGIMPHPAQPAEAEGGVRA, from the coding sequence GTGCACATCGCTGAGGGGTTCCTCCCCGTTTCCCACTGCGTCGGCTGGGCCGTCGCCTCCGCACCGTTCGTCGTGCAGGGGGTCCGTGCCACCGTCCGGCAGGTCCGCGAACACCCGGAGAACCGGGTGCTGCTGGCCGCCGCCGGCGCCTTCACCTTCATCCTCTCGGCGCTGAAGATGCCCTCGGTCACCGGCTCCTCGTCGCATCCCACGGGCACCGGGGCCGGGGCGATCCTCTTCCGGCCACCCGTGATGGCCTTCCTCGGCACGGTGGTGCTGGTCTTCCAGGCGCTGCTGCTCGCCCACGGCGGGTTGACCACGCTGGGCGCGAACGTCTTCTCGATGGCCATCGCCGGTCCCTGGGTCGGCTACGCGGCGTACGTCGTGCTCCGCCGGCTGCGGACACCGCTGGAGGTCCAGGTGTTCGTGGCGATGGCGCTCGCCGACCTGGCCACGTACGTCGTCACCTCGGGCCAGTTGGCGCTGGCCTACCCCGACCCGACGTTCGGCGCGGCCTTCGCGAAGTTCGCCACCATCTTCGCGCTCACCCAGATCCCGCTGGCGGTGATCGAGGGGCTGGTCGGCGTCGTCCTCTTCCGGGTCCTGCGCTCCATCGCCGGTCCCGAACTCGCCGGCCTGGGCATCATGCCCCACCCGGCGCAGCCCGCCGAGGCCGAGGGCGGCGTCCGTGCCTGA
- a CDS encoding YbaK/EbsC family protein yields MTRGARRGSSLRRWLRRASSRPDNGPPPAVPLPPLRVGTVGDLADGAAIVVPGGVNGTGADIAVFRSAGRLYALDDACTHRYASLADGWIEDGWVECPVHEARFSLVTGEALSLPATVSARTHRVELRGDEVWLHPGTPAGHAGTVTEPPLPGADRALAALERTGASHRVRTHLPSTSLEEHAAAIGVPPSDLTKTLVVRRAAEDYFFLLVPGGRKVSWKKVRAALGVNRLTMPGAEEAREVTGYERGTITPFGATHAWPVYADRTLVDPPGREVSIGGGDHGTAFVLAAEDLVAVLGATVIDVTDPE; encoded by the coding sequence ATGACACGGGGCGCCCGGCGCGGGTCATCGCTGCGGCGATGGCTGCGCCGGGCGTCGTCGCGTCCCGACAACGGTCCGCCACCCGCCGTTCCGCTGCCGCCGCTGCGCGTCGGCACCGTCGGTGACCTCGCGGACGGCGCGGCGATCGTCGTCCCCGGCGGCGTCAACGGCACCGGCGCCGACATCGCCGTCTTCCGCAGCGCGGGTCGCCTCTACGCCCTCGACGACGCCTGCACCCACCGGTACGCCTCGCTCGCCGACGGCTGGATCGAGGACGGCTGGGTCGAGTGCCCGGTGCACGAGGCCCGCTTCTCCCTGGTCACCGGGGAGGCGTTGTCCCTGCCGGCAACCGTGTCCGCCCGTACGCACCGGGTGGAACTGCGCGGTGACGAGGTCTGGCTTCACCCGGGGACGCCGGCCGGGCATGCTGGGACCGTGACCGAACCCCCGCTGCCCGGCGCCGACCGCGCCCTCGCCGCCCTCGAGCGGACCGGCGCGTCGCATCGCGTCCGGACGCACCTGCCGAGCACCAGCCTCGAGGAGCATGCTGCCGCGATCGGCGTGCCGCCCTCGGACCTGACCAAGACCCTGGTGGTGCGCCGGGCGGCGGAGGACTACTTCTTCCTGCTCGTCCCGGGCGGCCGCAAGGTCTCCTGGAAGAAGGTGCGCGCCGCGCTCGGTGTGAACCGGCTGACCATGCCCGGTGCCGAGGAGGCCCGGGAGGTCACCGGCTACGAGCGGGGCACCATCACCCCGTTCGGCGCCACCCACGCCTGGCCTGTCTACGCGGACCGTACGCTCGTCGACCCGCCCGGCCGCGAGGTGTCGATCGGCGGTGGGGACCACGGGACCGCCTTCGTGCTGGCGGCCGAGGACCTGGTGGCGGTCCTCGGAGCGACGGTCATCGACGTCACCGACCCGGAGTGA
- a CDS encoding NAD(P)/FAD-dependent oxidoreductase: MPAGDDGVAIVGGGLAGFTTAQELRKHGYDGRVTIIDPEGVPYDRPPLSKEYLDGSMPLEKLSFVPDSWYSDNAVELVTDRVTALRPDEGVLELAGGSTFRAGTTVLTLGGRARRLPIPGGDLPGLLQLRTKADADTLRGLLKPGVRLAIIGAGLIGAEVASTAVKDGATVSLIDPVPVPLVPLTGAELAVRLHAMHAAHGVDVRCAMTTAIRQSGAEYTITLNDGSSVVADAVLVAVGIVPETHLAETAGLATDQGILVDEAHRTTNPGVYAAGDVARIRRADGTVLRRHEHWESAMHGGQNVAAAIVGKPLPEHGAAWMWSDRYGVHVEAVGDLVNGTPIVRYVDGVPVAAFRMEADGRMIGAATLDGGTAVRAARRIIDRGLVVDPIKLADPAIELKKLAR, translated from the coding sequence ATGCCGGCCGGGGACGACGGCGTCGCCATCGTCGGCGGCGGCCTGGCCGGTTTCACCACCGCCCAGGAGCTGCGCAAGCATGGATACGACGGCCGGGTCACGATCATCGATCCGGAGGGCGTGCCGTACGACCGGCCGCCGCTGAGCAAGGAGTACCTCGACGGCTCGATGCCGCTGGAGAAGCTCTCCTTCGTCCCCGACTCGTGGTACTCCGACAATGCCGTGGAACTGGTCACCGACCGCGTCACCGCGCTGCGCCCCGACGAGGGCGTGCTGGAGCTGGCCGGCGGGTCGACGTTCCGCGCCGGCACCACCGTGCTGACGCTCGGCGGGCGGGCACGACGGCTCCCGATCCCCGGCGGCGACCTGCCCGGTCTGCTGCAACTGCGCACCAAGGCCGACGCCGACACGCTGCGGGGCCTGCTGAAGCCCGGCGTACGTCTCGCCATCATCGGCGCCGGTCTGATCGGCGCCGAGGTGGCCAGCACCGCCGTCAAGGACGGGGCGACCGTCTCGCTGATCGACCCGGTGCCGGTGCCGCTGGTCCCGCTCACCGGCGCGGAACTGGCCGTCCGGCTGCACGCGATGCACGCCGCCCACGGCGTCGACGTCCGGTGCGCGATGACCACGGCCATCAGGCAGTCGGGTGCCGAGTACACGATCACCCTCAACGACGGCAGCAGTGTCGTCGCCGACGCGGTGCTCGTCGCGGTCGGCATCGTCCCCGAGACGCACCTCGCCGAGACCGCCGGGCTGGCGACCGACCAGGGGATCCTGGTCGACGAGGCCCACCGCACCACCAACCCGGGCGTCTACGCGGCCGGGGACGTGGCCCGGATCCGCCGGGCCGACGGCACCGTGCTGCGCCGCCACGAGCACTGGGAGTCGGCCATGCACGGCGGTCAGAACGTCGCCGCCGCGATCGTCGGCAAGCCGCTTCCGGAACACGGGGCTGCCTGGATGTGGTCGGATCGTTACGGTGTGCATGTCGAGGCGGTGGGCGACCTGGTCAACGGGACCCCGATCGTCCGCTACGTCGACGGCGTGCCGGTCGCGGCCTTCCGGATGGAAGCCGACGGCCGGATGATCGGCGCCGCCACTCTGGACGGCGGCACGGCCGTCCGCGCCGCTCGCCGGATCATCGACCGCGGCCTGGTGGTCGACCCGATCAAGCTCGCCGACCCGGCGATCGAGCTCAAGAAGCTCGCCCGCTGA
- a CDS encoding VOC family protein, with the protein MNITTLEKIGVVVRDLDQAIEQHATYLDTTEWTTNDCTDDRLSAMVSYGRRSAGTYRTAFGRAGGNVPFELVQPTGGETPFSHFLLSRGEGIAYLTVRAEGADEASIASHFGALGIRAAHTHVVDGDVRRTFWDTREALGGYLLEVLPAPYAATGEVRTLDGEALRGGRTPLPMQQVFHFGVVVDDTLATLEQYRAILGIESFAVKTWQTEHGRLDNPYYRDLRPVQHGYFTAQGSTGDFGFEIIQCTYGPAHYNREFTDQRGPGIHHLFPYLTTDSADWAQTVEAMTALGAPLCMGSDLRGGASEYAYFDTFDRLGGFLIEGVHRRFPAEDRYMAPDWVVDFRTRVEED; encoded by the coding sequence GTGAACATCACGACCCTCGAGAAGATCGGCGTCGTGGTCCGCGACCTGGACCAGGCGATCGAGCAGCACGCCACCTACCTCGACACCACCGAGTGGACGACGAACGACTGCACCGACGACCGCCTGTCGGCGATGGTCTCGTACGGGCGGCGCAGCGCCGGCACCTACCGCACCGCCTTCGGGCGGGCCGGCGGGAACGTCCCGTTCGAACTGGTCCAACCGACCGGTGGCGAGACGCCGTTCTCCCACTTCCTCCTCTCCCGGGGCGAGGGCATCGCCTACCTCACCGTCCGCGCCGAGGGCGCCGACGAGGCGTCCATCGCCTCGCACTTCGGGGCACTGGGGATCCGGGCGGCCCACACCCACGTGGTCGACGGGGACGTCCGCCGCACCTTCTGGGACACCCGCGAGGCCCTGGGCGGCTACCTGCTCGAGGTACTGCCGGCCCCGTACGCTGCGACGGGCGAGGTCCGTACGCTCGACGGCGAAGCCCTGCGCGGCGGCCGCACACCGCTGCCGATGCAGCAGGTCTTCCACTTCGGCGTGGTCGTCGACGACACCCTGGCGACGCTCGAGCAGTACCGGGCGATCCTCGGCATCGAGTCGTTCGCCGTGAAGACCTGGCAGACCGAGCACGGCCGCCTCGACAATCCGTACTACCGCGACCTGCGCCCGGTGCAGCACGGCTACTTCACCGCGCAGGGCTCCACCGGGGACTTCGGCTTCGAGATCATCCAGTGCACGTACGGTCCGGCGCACTACAACCGGGAGTTCACCGACCAGCGCGGACCGGGGATCCACCACCTGTTCCCCTACCTCACCACGGACTCCGCCGACTGGGCGCAGACCGTCGAGGCGATGACCGCACTCGGCGCACCGCTGTGCATGGGTTCCGACCTACGCGGCGGGGCGTCGGAGTACGCCTACTTCGACACCTTCGACCGGCTCGGCGGATTCCTCATCGAGGGGGTGCACCGGCGCTTCCCGGCGGAGGATAGGTACATGGCCCCCGACTGGGTGGTCGACTTCCGCACCCGCGTCGAGGAGGACTGA
- the meaB gene encoding methylmalonyl Co-A mutase-associated GTPase MeaB, whose translation MPRPIDVMALADGVRRGSPSAVPRAITLVESQHPAHRTAARRLLTEIAPLTGRSVRVGISGVPGAGKSTFIDAMGTRLIERGHRVAVLAVDPSSTRTGGSVLGDRTRMARLTASDRAYVRPSPSGGHLGGVARATREAMMVVEAAGYDIVIVETVGVGQSEVAVAGMVDTFLLIALTGAGDQLQGIKRGILELADLIAVNKADGDNVTEARVTARELSIAMKLISSDPDSRRSPVLTCSAYTGDGLDEVWQEVLAHRQWVEETVGLDAFRSAQQVDWMWAQVESALLGAVHADPTVREESTAVAAAVRAGELSALEASGRILAAYARAVPRLDWAADD comes from the coding sequence ATGCCCAGACCGATTGATGTGATGGCCCTCGCCGACGGTGTTCGGCGAGGGTCGCCCTCCGCGGTGCCGCGGGCCATCACCCTGGTGGAGTCCCAGCATCCCGCCCACCGCACCGCGGCCCGTCGGCTGCTCACCGAGATCGCCCCGCTGACGGGGCGGTCGGTGCGGGTGGGGATCTCCGGCGTGCCGGGGGCGGGGAAGTCCACCTTCATCGACGCCATGGGAACCCGGCTGATCGAGCGCGGGCACCGGGTCGCGGTCCTGGCGGTCGATCCGTCCAGCACCAGGACCGGCGGGTCCGTCCTGGGGGACCGCACCCGGATGGCGCGGCTCACCGCGTCCGATCGGGCGTACGTCCGGCCGTCCCCCTCCGGGGGGCATCTGGGCGGGGTGGCCCGGGCCACCCGCGAGGCGATGATGGTCGTCGAGGCGGCCGGTTACGACATCGTCATCGTGGAGACGGTCGGGGTCGGCCAGTCCGAGGTGGCGGTGGCCGGCATGGTCGACACCTTCCTCCTGATCGCGCTCACCGGTGCCGGGGACCAGCTGCAGGGCATCAAGCGCGGCATCCTCGAGCTTGCCGACCTGATCGCCGTCAACAAGGCCGACGGGGACAACGTGACCGAGGCCCGGGTCACCGCCCGGGAGTTGTCGATCGCGATGAAGCTGATCTCGTCCGATCCCGACTCCCGCCGCTCACCCGTGCTCACCTGCAGCGCGTACACCGGCGACGGTCTGGACGAGGTGTGGCAGGAGGTCCTGGCGCACCGCCAGTGGGTCGAGGAGACCGTCGGTCTCGACGCCTTCCGGTCGGCCCAGCAGGTCGACTGGATGTGGGCGCAGGTCGAGTCGGCCCTGCTGGGGGCCGTCCACGCGGACCCCACCGTCCGCGAGGAATCGACGGCCGTCGCTGCGGCCGTGCGCGCCGGCGAGCTGTCGGCCCTGGAGGCCTCGGGAAGGATCCTGGCGGCGTACGCCCGGGCCGTCCCGCGGCTGGACTGGGCCGCGGACGACTGA
- a CDS encoding energy-coupling factor ABC transporter ATP-binding protein produces the protein MTLQAEGLSAGYPSRGTVLDEVSVSLTAGERTVLLGANGSGKTTLLGCLSGAIVPTGGVVSIDGVPLQHSRHGLSDHRRRVQLVLQDPDDQLFSADVTQDVSFGPLNLGLSEDEARDRVVEALDLLGVSHLSERATHQLSYGEKKRVAVAGAVAMRPSHLLLDEPTAGLDPDGVEDMLTAIARLEAHGTTVTMATHDVDLALAWGTSAVVVTGGRTRQGPVADLLGDPVLVAAAHLRTPWPLELAARLGWAERPRGLEDVTRLLARP, from the coding sequence ATGACCCTGCAGGCTGAAGGCCTCTCCGCTGGCTATCCGTCCCGAGGCACGGTGTTGGACGAGGTGTCGGTGAGCCTGACGGCCGGTGAGCGTACGGTCCTGCTGGGCGCCAACGGGTCGGGCAAGACGACGCTGCTGGGCTGTCTGTCGGGTGCCATCGTGCCGACCGGAGGGGTGGTGTCGATCGACGGTGTCCCGCTGCAGCACAGCCGGCACGGACTGAGCGACCATCGCCGCCGCGTGCAACTGGTGCTGCAGGATCCCGACGACCAGCTGTTCAGCGCCGACGTGACGCAGGACGTGTCGTTCGGGCCGCTCAACCTCGGGCTGTCCGAGGACGAGGCGCGCGACCGGGTCGTCGAGGCCCTCGACCTGCTCGGGGTCTCGCACCTGAGCGAGCGGGCCACCCACCAGCTCTCGTACGGAGAGAAGAAGCGGGTGGCGGTCGCCGGGGCCGTCGCGATGCGACCGTCCCACCTGCTGCTCGACGAGCCGACGGCGGGTCTCGACCCTGACGGCGTCGAGGACATGCTCACCGCGATCGCGCGGCTGGAGGCGCACGGGACGACGGTCACCATGGCGACCCACGACGTCGATCTGGCGCTCGCCTGGGGCACGTCGGCCGTCGTCGTCACCGGCGGACGTACCCGGCAGGGTCCCGTCGCGGACCTGCTGGGCGACCCGGTGCTGGTCGCGGCCGCCCACCTGCGCACGCCCTGGCCGCTGGAGCTGGCCGCCCGCCTCGGCTGGGCGGAGCGGCCGCGGGGGCTCGAGGACGTCACCAGACTGCTGGCGAGGCCCTGA
- a CDS encoding antibiotic biosynthesis monooxygenase produces the protein MLRVLHEFHDLADPAPLREETTLLRKAPGCASAELYGSLDESSFHVLTMLWETEEAYDAFWRRALAGDYPVLTGLVTGAAADGSVGTEFYRREIYALREGVWEPERLGESHRAIRWPATGEVRVVIQNAVQASPAMYDRITAEVAETRREEGCVSYHWCENTELPGHLLLVEVWADQVVYDRHWALRLSTATFRGDPLRIPATPQRGPQTREFYRRQQFRHHYERWLPADSYAYATTVAWPAS, from the coding sequence ATGCTCCGCGTCCTGCACGAGTTCCATGACCTGGCCGATCCCGCACCACTGCGCGAGGAGACCACGCTGCTGCGCAAGGCCCCGGGCTGCGCCAGCGCCGAGTTGTACGGCAGCCTCGACGAGAGCTCCTTCCACGTCCTCACCATGCTGTGGGAGACCGAGGAGGCGTACGACGCGTTCTGGCGTCGCGCGCTGGCCGGCGACTATCCGGTGCTGACCGGTCTGGTCACCGGCGCGGCGGCGGACGGGTCGGTGGGGACCGAGTTCTACCGCCGCGAGATCTACGCGCTGCGCGAGGGTGTCTGGGAGCCGGAGCGACTCGGCGAGTCGCATCGCGCCATCCGCTGGCCCGCGACGGGCGAGGTGCGCGTGGTGATCCAGAACGCGGTCCAGGCCAGCCCGGCGATGTACGACCGGATCACCGCCGAGGTCGCCGAGACCCGCCGGGAGGAGGGCTGCGTCAGCTACCACTGGTGTGAGAACACCGAGCTGCCCGGTCACCTGCTCCTCGTCGAGGTGTGGGCCGACCAGGTCGTCTACGACCGGCACTGGGCGCTACGACTGTCCACCGCGACCTTCCGCGGCGACCCGCTGCGGATCCCCGCCACCCCGCAGCGCGGACCGCAGACGCGCGAGTTCTACCGCCGGCAGCAGTTCCGGCACCACTACGAGCGGTGGCTACCGGCCGACTCGTACGCTTACGCCACGACGGTGGCGTGGCCGGCCAGCTGA
- the cbiQ gene encoding cobalt ECF transporter T component CbiQ, which produces MAFSLDAAAWGSPWRRIAVADKTFLVAGTLLLDLVVPAWPVTPLVVLGLSVAAIRFARVGWRLWLAALTLPLAFVVTGVLSIALEVGPVHPGSTIWWAWGPLAITAESVARAATVLGRSVAGACAVVLLAVSTPMVDLVDAGRRVGIPGPAMDIAALMYRLLFVLWESAVTIRSAQAARLGYVGLRRSLRSFGALAAGVLVRAWERSRRLERGLAGRGYTDDLRTLRHVRPHTPAFLAATCAWLLVLAALGTHGFGVLA; this is translated from the coding sequence GTGGCCTTCTCACTCGACGCCGCGGCCTGGGGCAGCCCCTGGCGGCGGATCGCCGTCGCGGACAAGACGTTCCTCGTCGCCGGGACACTCCTGCTGGACCTGGTGGTGCCGGCCTGGCCGGTCACGCCCTTGGTGGTGCTGGGGCTGAGCGTGGCGGCGATCCGGTTCGCCAGGGTCGGGTGGCGGCTCTGGCTCGCGGCGCTGACCCTGCCGCTGGCCTTTGTGGTCACGGGCGTGCTCTCCATCGCGCTGGAGGTCGGCCCGGTGCATCCCGGGTCGACGATCTGGTGGGCGTGGGGGCCGCTGGCGATCACGGCGGAGTCCGTGGCGCGCGCCGCGACGGTCCTGGGCCGCAGCGTGGCGGGCGCGTGCGCCGTTGTCCTGCTCGCCGTCTCCACGCCGATGGTCGACCTCGTCGACGCCGGGCGGCGCGTCGGCATCCCGGGGCCGGCGATGGACATCGCCGCGCTGATGTACCGGCTGCTCTTCGTGCTGTGGGAGTCGGCCGTGACGATCCGCAGCGCCCAGGCGGCCCGGCTGGGCTACGTCGGCCTGCGGCGATCCCTGCGTTCGTTCGGCGCGCTCGCGGCCGGGGTGCTGGTCCGCGCCTGGGAACGGTCCCGCCGGCTGGAGCGCGGGCTCGCCGGACGCGGCTACACCGACGACCTGCGGACCCTGCGCCACGTACGACCCCACACCCCGGCGTTCCTGGCCGCCACCTGCGCGTGGCTGCTGGTGCTCGCCGCCCTCGGCACCCACGGATTCGGAGTACTGGCATGA
- a CDS encoding energy-coupling factor ABC transporter substrate-binding protein, translating into MPERRQRAWVTWTLVGVIVVLLVATFTIARAMAPGAQFGGTDSAAVTALAGNGVTPWFQPVFRVGSAEIESGLFAAQAALGGAVLGWAIGRLQSRREIRRLREGRPDAESAAGPAAESREG; encoded by the coding sequence GTGCCTGAGCGACGGCAGCGGGCATGGGTGACCTGGACCCTGGTCGGGGTGATCGTCGTGCTGCTGGTGGCTACGTTCACCATCGCCCGGGCGATGGCACCAGGGGCCCAGTTCGGCGGGACCGACTCCGCGGCCGTCACCGCCCTGGCCGGCAACGGCGTGACGCCCTGGTTCCAGCCGGTCTTCCGGGTCGGCAGCGCGGAGATCGAGTCCGGGCTGTTCGCCGCCCAGGCGGCGTTGGGCGGAGCGGTCCTGGGCTGGGCGATCGGCCGGCTGCAGTCGCGGCGGGAGATCCGGCGGCTGCGCGAGGGGCGGCCTGACGCCGAGTCCGCCGCCGGGCCCGCCGCCGAGTCCCGCGAGGGCTGA
- a CDS encoding alpha/beta fold hydrolase: MELTYENTSRFVDTASGRIHLNEAGPADGEALILLHGSGPGATGWTNFSNNIPAFAEKYHVIAADMPGWGESDPVTWQERNHPKAVADLMDELGLEKATLIGNSMGGGSTIRFGYEYPERVNRLITMGSSSGSTTLFGPGGLSEGIKILQRGYREPSFAVMKELVNVMTFDNSFATDDLIQGRADMVAAQPEHNKNFLDAIGNRAVVELDQAKVRTIQAPALLFHGRDDRVVHFEHSLRLVSLIPNSRLVLINRCGHWLQIEHAAEFNRLVDEFITNN; encoded by the coding sequence ATGGAGTTGACGTACGAGAACACCAGCCGGTTCGTGGACACCGCCTCCGGGCGGATCCACCTCAACGAGGCCGGACCGGCCGACGGTGAGGCCCTGATCCTGCTGCACGGCTCAGGCCCCGGCGCGACCGGCTGGACCAACTTCTCGAACAACATCCCGGCCTTCGCCGAGAAGTACCACGTCATCGCCGCGGACATGCCCGGCTGGGGCGAGTCGGATCCCGTCACCTGGCAGGAGCGCAACCACCCCAAGGCCGTCGCCGACCTGATGGACGAGCTCGGCCTCGAGAAGGCCACCCTGATCGGCAACTCGATGGGCGGCGGCTCGACGATCCGCTTCGGCTACGAGTACCCCGAGCGGGTCAACCGGCTGATCACCATGGGGTCGTCCTCCGGCTCGACCACGCTCTTCGGCCCCGGCGGGCTGAGCGAGGGCATCAAGATCCTGCAGCGCGGCTACCGCGAGCCGTCCTTCGCGGTGATGAAGGAACTGGTCAACGTCATGACGTTCGACAACTCCTTCGCCACGGACGACCTGATTCAGGGCCGCGCCGACATGGTCGCCGCGCAGCCGGAGCACAACAAGAACTTCCTCGACGCCATCGGCAACCGTGCCGTGGTCGAGCTGGACCAGGCCAAGGTCCGTACGATCCAGGCGCCGGCGCTGCTCTTCCACGGTCGCGACGACCGGGTGGTGCACTTCGAGCACAGCCTGCGCCTCGTCTCGCTGATCCCGAACAGCCGCCTGGTGCTGATCAACCGGTGCGGCCACTGGCTGCAGATCGAGCACGCCGCCGAGTTCAACCGCCTCGTCGACGAGTTCATCACCAACAACTGA
- a CDS encoding non-heme iron oxygenase ferredoxin subunit yields MSEKLEPIKVADVGDIEDEEAIVVDGATNGTGRDIAVFFSDGKYYAIDDTCTHEEASLADGWIEGEEVECPIHSARFSLCTGAALCLPASIPARTHKVELRGDEIWLHPGVPVEGAVTQVTA; encoded by the coding sequence ATGAGCGAGAAGCTCGAGCCGATCAAGGTCGCCGACGTCGGAGACATCGAGGACGAGGAGGCGATCGTCGTCGACGGCGCCACCAACGGCACCGGCCGTGACATCGCCGTCTTCTTCTCCGACGGCAAGTACTACGCCATCGACGACACCTGCACCCACGAGGAGGCCTCGCTGGCCGACGGCTGGATCGAGGGCGAGGAGGTCGAGTGCCCGATCCACTCGGCCCGCTTCTCCCTGTGCACCGGCGCCGCGCTCTGCCTGCCGGCGAGCATTCCGGCCCGGACGCACAAGGTCGAGCTCCGCGGTGACGAGATCTGGCTCCACCCGGGTGTGCCCGTCGAGGGCGCCGTCACGCAGGTGACGGCCTGA
- a CDS encoding aromatic-ring-hydroxylating dioxygenase subunit beta, which translates to MTVTIDSTNSTDSTNSTAIPFGDPAAAALPVSATTDKLTALLAEVDPAVERAITRFLYEEVQVLDDWNWGAWLDFFTDDAMYWAPTQEDRLSRERSQRIADYRTSAYFEENTVQLKQRVDRLLTNQAWGEEPPSRSRHIIANIRVTKGIAADEYVVKSNFYDYRSNGQRSQDSITGERIDRIVRDPSSVWGYAIKERRILFDMSMILNKNLSLFY; encoded by the coding sequence ATGACCGTGACCATTGACTCCACCAACAGCACTGACTCCACCAACAGCACCGCCATCCCCTTCGGCGACCCGGCGGCCGCCGCCCTCCCGGTGAGCGCGACGACCGACAAGCTGACCGCCCTGCTCGCCGAGGTCGACCCGGCCGTCGAGCGGGCGATCACCCGGTTCCTCTACGAGGAGGTGCAGGTCCTCGACGACTGGAACTGGGGGGCCTGGCTCGACTTCTTCACCGACGACGCCATGTACTGGGCACCCACCCAGGAGGACCGGCTGTCCCGTGAGCGCTCCCAGCGCATCGCCGACTATCGGACCTCCGCCTACTTCGAGGAGAACACGGTCCAGCTCAAGCAGCGCGTCGACCGGCTGCTGACGAACCAGGCCTGGGGCGAGGAGCCGCCGTCGCGGTCCCGCCACATCATCGCCAACATCCGGGTGACCAAGGGCATCGCCGCCGACGAGTACGTCGTGAAGTCGAACTTCTACGACTACCGCTCCAACGGGCAGCGCTCCCAGGACTCGATCACCGGTGAGCGGATCGACCGGATCGTCCGTGACCCCTCCTCCGTGTGGGGGTACGCGATCAAGGAGCGCCGGATCCTCTTCGACATGTCGATGATCCTCAACAAGAACCTCAGCCTGTTCTACTGA